A genomic segment from bacterium encodes:
- a CDS encoding IS110 family transposase produces the protein MPDDARVFTCYEAGRDGFWIHRYLLDAGIENHVVDSASIEVNRRA, from the coding sequence TTGCCGGATGATGCGCGTGTCTTCACGTGCTACGAAGCGGGACGCGACGGCTTCTGGATCCACCGCTACCTGCTCGACGCCGGTATCGAGAATCATGTCGTCGATTCCGCGAGCATCGAAGTGAACCGACGCGCC